The Megachile rotundata isolate GNS110a unplaced genomic scaffold, iyMegRotu1 scaffold0146, whole genome shotgun sequence genome window below encodes:
- the LOC143266293 gene encoding uncharacterized protein LOC143266293, with protein MKLKKGLPQGSVLSPLLYNLYTVGIFEGLREAGVKILQYADDIVIFVEFEKRNEAMEKTQIVKFISSKKGGGLAKEEFMVNNGRVEEVDSAKFLGMWIDRGLDFKKHTEGIRKGTGPKTVLKVFVAVIRSVIEYGAPIYLNNKRNREKVQRVHNAGVSGIMDLETRVRVLMEWYIARKFWSRNREVVGAIEDRIRNSDEEEISEGKDMIVDAWRRFGEIEVGMSRKETIEYNGEWRVYRMESCLEWKCGKHFETVGMREKDLLGEIKLKMFGRIENVVEIYTDGSRIESRKNGGGAVVIREGGEEWEEETFTSPSQCSVYTIEMTAIGRAVEIAGRRFRGRDVVILSDSLSTISELAKDNRGQDRGDAVDNIKNRIKKRNCELKKRGNDRGKIVLAWIPAHVGIEGNERADRAAKEATIGDADVWVKFTLKDYKRVVKERGWVESTETHLRQGEYKGRRYFEARWNNVGKDFPWFRGIGELSRESDRSALGKADHRVMRIDAPSSLDPGSSLRIIPRPMVEESTPV; from the exons ATGAAGCTGAAGAAGGGCTTACCGCAGGGGTCGGTTTTGAGCCCACTTTTGTATAATCTGTACACGGTAGGAATTTTCGAGGGTTTGAGGGAGGCTGGGGTGAAAATACTCCAGTATGCGGACGATATCGTTATTTTTGTTGAGTTCGAAAAGAGAAATGAAG CAATGGAAAAAACACAAATTGTAAAGTTTATTAGTAGTAAAAAAGGGGGAGGACTTGCGAAGGAAGAATTTATGGTGAATAACGGGAGGGTAGAGGAAGTGGATTCGGCAAaatttttggggatgtggatagATAGAGGTTTGGACTTCAAAAAACATACGGA GGGAATAAGGAAAGGTACAGGGCCGAAAACGGTTCTAAAAGTATTTGTGGCAGTGATTAGGTCAGTAATAGAATACGGTGCTCCTATTTATTTGAACAATAAAAGGAATAGAGAGAAAGTTCAAAGGGTTCATAATGCAGGAGTTAGCGGGATTATGGATCTGGAAACAAGAGTTAGGGTGCTAATGGAGTGGTATATCGCTAGAAAGTTCTGGAGTAGAAATAGAGAAGTAGTGGGGGCTATTGAGGATAGGATTAGAAATAGTGACGAGGAGGAGATCAGTGAAGGCAAGGATATGATAGTAGATGCGTGGAgaagatttggggagatagagGTGGGAATGAGTAGGAAGGAAACAATTGAGTATAACGGAGAGTGGAGAGTATATAGGATGGAGAGTTGCTTAGAGTGGAAGTGTGGTAAACACTTTGAGACCGTAGGAATGAGGGAGAAAGATTTATTGGGAGAGATAAAACTGAAAATGTTTGGTAGAATAGAGAATGTTGTGGAGATATATACTGATGGATCTAGAATAGAGAGCAGGAAAAATGGGGGAGGTGCAGTGGTGATAAGGGAAGGTGGAGAAGAATGGGAGGAGGAGACCTTTACTTCTCCAAGTCAATGTTCTGTTTATACAATAGAAATGACGGCTATAGGAAGAGCGGTAGAGATTGCGGGTAGGAGATTCAGGGGAAGGGATGTTGTGATTTTGTCGGACTCTTTGAGTACGATAAGTGAGTTAGCAAAGGATAACAGGGGACAGGATAGGGGGGATGCGGtggataatattaaaaataggatAAAGAAGAGAAATTGTGAGCTAAAAAAAAGAGGGAATGATAGAGGAAAGATTGTGCTGGCATGGATCCCGGCACATGTGGGAATAGAAGGTAATGAAAGGGCTGATAGAGCGGCAAAGGAAGCAACGATTGGGGATGCTGATGTTTGGGTTAAGTTTACTTTGAAGGATTATAAGAGGGTGGTAAAGGAAAGGGGATGGGTGGAATCAACGGAAACGCATTTGAGACAGGGGGAGTATAAGGGGAGAAGGTATTTTGAGGCGCGATGGAATAACGTAGGTAAGGATTTTCCATGGTTTAGGGGTATAGGAGAGTTGAGTAGGGAG tctGATCGTTCTGCGCTTGGCAAAGCAGATCATCGGGTGATGCGGATCGATGCCCCTTCCTCGCTGGATCCTGGATCCTCCCTCAGGATCATCCCTCGTCCAATGGTGGAGGAGTCCACCCCCGTCTGA